The stretch of DNA ATGACAGACGTTGCCTCACTCAGACCGGCTCTGGCCGTCGCCATCGCGGCGGTCGCCGTCGTACCGATCCTCGCCTCCGCTCGCCGACCGAACGTCCGCGAGGGGTGGACCGTCCTCGCGGCGGTGAGTGCCTTCGCCGTCGTCGCCAGCATGCTCCCCGCCGCCATCTCGGGGACGACGTACGTCTCCTCGCTCGGGACGCTGGTCGACGGCGTCGAACTCTCCCTGCAGGCCGACCCGCTCGGTCTCCTCTTCGGCACCGTCGCCAGCCTGCTCTGGCTGATCACGAGTTTCTACAGCGTCGGCTACATGCGCGGCCTCTCCGAACACGCCCAGACCCGCTACTTCGCCGCCTTCGCCGCGAGCGTCGCCGCCGCCCTCGGCGTCGCCTTCGCCGCCAACCTCGTCACCATCTTCGTCTTCTACGAACTGTTGACGGTGGCGACGTACCCGCTCGTCACCCACGACGAGACGGCCGAAGCCCGCGCCGCCGGGCGGAAGTACTTGGCCTACACCTTCGGCGGTGGCGTCGCCGTCCTCGCCGGGACGGTGCTGGTCGCCACGATGACCGGCACCACGGCGTTCACCCCCGGCGGCATCGCCGGCCTCGCCGAGGCCGACCCGCTGCTCGCGCGGGCGGCCTTCGTCCTCCTCGTCTCCGGCTTCGGCGTCAAGGCGGCGCTCATGCCGCTTCACTCGTGGCTCCCCGACGCGATGGTGGCCCCGACGCCCGTCTCCGGGCTGCTCCACGCCGTCGCCGTCGTCAAGAGCGGCATCTTCGGCATCGCGCGCGTCCTGCTGGACGTCTTCGGCGTCGACCTCACGGGGTCGCTCGGCATGGGCCTCCCGCTGGCCGTCGTCGCCGCCGCCACGCTCTTGATCGCTAGCGTCATCGCGCTTCGACAGGACAACCTCAAGCGACGGCTCGCGTACTCGACCGTCTCACAGCTCTCCTACATCGTCCTCGGCCTCGCCATTCTCGATCCAACCGCCGTCGTCGGCGGCCTCCTCCACATCCCGGCCCACGCGTTCATGAAGCTCACCCTGTTCTTTACCGCGGGCGCCATCCACGTCGAGACCCACACCGACGACATCAGCGAGATGGCGGGCATCGGCAAACGGATGCCACTGACCATGCTCGCGTTCGGCGTCGCCGCGGCTGGGATGGCGGGCATCCCCCTCGTCGCCGGCTTCGTCAGCAAGTGGTACCTCCTCATCGGGAGCGTGAGCGCCGGGCAGAGCGTCTTCGCCGTCGTCCTCCTGCTCTCGGGCGTCCTCAACATCGCGTACTTCTGGCCGGTCTTCTACCAGGCGTTCTTCGAGAGCGAGGACGCCGCCGACGCCAAACCGCTGATCGAGTTCCCCCTCGGCGGTGAGGAGTGGTCGATCCGGCCCGAGACGACGGCGCCGGAGCCCGATCCGGTGACGGATGGGGGTCCCGCGACCGAAGGGAGCGGGACCTCGTCGGATCGGAGATCCGACGGTGGTCCCACGAGCGAAGCGAGTGGGGATCACGACGACCACGACCACCATCACCACGGCGGCCCGCCCGCCGACGGCTGGGAGCGCCGCGGCTGGCGCGGCGGCGAGAGCACGTGGTTCATGCTCGGCCCCATCCTCGCGGCCATGACGGGCGCCGTCGTCCTCGGGGTCATCCCGCGGACCGCGGTCTTTCTCCGGCTGATCGAGGTCATCGTCGCCGCGGCGACGGGGGTGAGCGTCTGATGGTGACGCCCCTGACCGCCGTACCGCCCGTCGTGCTCGTCCTCGCCGCGGCACTCGCTGCGGGGCTGTCCGGGGACCGCCGCCGCCTCGGTCACCTCGTCGGCGGCGGCGTCGCGGCCCTCGTCACCGTCTGGATCTGGATCGTCCCTCCGGGGACGCATCTCACGGGACAGCTGTTCGGCTTCGACGCCGTCTTCTTCGCCGTCGACCCCTTCTCGCGGGTCGTCGGCCTCGTCTTCGCGTTCATCGCGGCCGTCGCCGTCGGCTACTCGTGGGCGACGGGCGCGGAGAGCAAGCAAACCGCCTATGCGCTCACGTACGTCGGCTCCAGCCTCGGCGCCGTCTTCGCCGGCGACTGGTTGACTCTGGTCGTCTGGTGGGAGTTGATGGCGGTCACCAGTACGATTCTGGTCTGGGACTACGGCGGCAAGGCCGTCCGGGCGGGCTTCCGGTACGCCATCCTCCACGGCATCGGCGGCAGCCTCGTCCTCGCGGCCATCGCGTGGCACTACGTCGAGGTCGGCTCCTTCCTCTTTACCGCTTCCGAGGGCATGGTCGGGACGGTTCCGCAACTGCTGGCGGCCATCGGCATCGGCGTCAACGTCGGCTTCATCGGTCTGCACGCGTGGCTGCCCGACACCTACCCCCGCCCCCACATCGCGGCCAGCGTCTTCCTCTGTGTCTACACGACGAAGACGGGCGTCTACGCCATGTACCGCGCGTTCCCCGAGGGACACCTCTGGATCGCCTACATGGGTGGCGCGATGGCCGTCTTCGGCGCCGCCGCCGCACTCCTCCAGAACGACATGCGCCGCCTGCTCTCCTATCACATCCAGTCGCAGGTGGGCTACATGGTCGCGGGCGTCGGCATCGGCTCCGCGCTGGCGCAGGCGGGCGCGTTCGGCCACGTCTTCAACCACATCCTCTACAAGAGCCTCCTGTTCATGACGGCCGGTGCCGTCATCTACAGCACCGGCGAGGAGAACCTCAAATATCTGGGTGGCCTCGCGCGGAAGATGCCCGTCACCGCCGCGGCCTTTAGCATCGCCGCGCTCTCCATCGCCGGCTTCCCCGGCTTCAACGGCTTCGTCAGCAAGGGCATCGTCATCTCCGCCAGCCACTACACGTTCGTGAAGGGACCGCTCGTCGTCGGCGACTTCTACACGCTCGAACTCCTGCTTCTCATCGGCGGCGTCGGCACCTTCCTCTCTTTCATCAAGTTCGGGTACTACGCCTTCCTCCACGGGCCGTACGAGGGCGACGCCGTGACGCCCGCGCCGCGGCCACAACAGGTCGCGATGCTGCTCGTCGCGGCGCTGTGCGTGTTCTACGGCGTCTTCGACGGGGCGTTGTTCGGCCTGCTGCCGTTCGACGTGACCGACGGGGGCGTCGTCGACCACGTCTACGTCACCTACACCGTCCCCCACGTCGTCGAGGGCCTCGCACTCGCGGCGGCGGGCGTCGTCGGCTTCGCACTCCTGAAAAAGCCCCTGTCGAAGGTGGGGCGGGTGCCGGACGTAGACGCGGGCTACAACCCGCTAGCTTTCTACGGGACCCGTACCCTCGTCCACGGCGTGACGGAGACGTACGCCGCGGTGGATCGGGCCGCCGTCGCGACGGCGAACGCCGCCGCCGACGTTCGTGCCGACCCCGAGATGCTCTCGCGGTACCGCGCCAACATCGGCGGGAGTATCTTCATCCTGATGATCGTCCTCGGCGGCGTGCTCGCGTTGCTGGGCATCGTGTAGGCCGGCCGACGAACCATCATATCGCCACCTTTTATTCTCGACGCTCGGTACGGTCGACATGGACCAGTTGCGGCAGTCGCTTCTCGACGCGCCGATCATCGAGAAAGGGGACTACGAGTATTTCGTCCACCCGGTCAGCGACGGGGTGCCGATGCTCCGCCCCGAACTCCTGCGTGAAATCGTCATCAAAATCATCCGCAAGGCGGACTTGGAAGACGTGGACAAGATCGTCACGCCGGCGGCGATGGGCATTCACATCTCCACCGCCGTCTCGCTGATGACCGACATTCCGCTCGTCGTCATCCGCAAGCGCCAGTACGGCCTCGACGGCGAGGTGTCGCTGGCCGCCCAGACCGGCTACTCCGAGAGCGAGATGTACATCAACGACGTCGGCGCGGGCGACCGAGTGCTCGTCCTCGACGACGTGCTCTCGACCGGCGGGACGATGAAGGCCATCCTCGACGCCCTCGAACACATCGGGGCGGCGGTCATCGACGTGGTGGCGGTGATCAAGAAAGCGGGGCCGAACGAACTCGACGACGCGGGCTACAGCGTCAAGACGCTGATCAACGTCAGCGTCGAGGACGGCGACGTCGTCATCACCGACCCACACGGCGACGGCTAGCCACCGACCCCGCCGTCGTCAGGCGGTTCTTCGACGACCGATGGGTATTAGTGCGCACCGCCGTTTTGGAGACGTATGCCGTCTGGTAACGACCGTCGAAGCGACTGGGGCACGGCAGGTCGCCGGGGACGACGCGACGTGCTGAAGCTCATCGGCGCGACGGGGGTCGCCGGACTCGCTGGCTGTTCGGGGAACGGAAGCGGCGGTGACGGGGGCAGCACCGACCGGAGCGTCCAGGGGACGTACGTCTCGGCGTCGAGCGTCGACGCGCAGTCGCTCAACTGGCTCACCATCGCCGACGCCACCTCCGGATCGTACGTCACCGCCACCCTCGACGGAACGTGGGCGATCAAACCGAACCGCGAGATCTTCCCGCTGTGGGCCGACTACTCGACCGACGACGGCCGCGTCTACGAAATCGAACTCCGGGAGAACCTGGAGTGGGGCGCGGGCTACGGGGAGATGACCGCCGAGGACTGGGTGTACATGATCAAGAACGTCTTCCAGGCCCGGCCCAACTGGAGTGGCTACCCCAACGCCGACGCGTGGTTCCGGGTGAATCCGGACTCCGGGGAACGCGAACCCCTCCCCGTCGAGCGGACGGGGACCCGGACGTTCGAGATCAGCCTGTTCGAGGTCGACCCCTCGTTCCCGTTCAAGCCCGTCCTGTGGCGCCAGCAGTGCATCCCCAAGGGCATCTTGGAGAAGTACGTCCCGGAGCAGGACACGGAAGGACTGCAGCAGGACGAGGAACTCAACACGCTGGCCTATACGGGGAATCTGGGCCCCTACAGCTACGACGAGTGGGAGCGCTCGGCCCGGTACACCGTCACCCGAAACGACGACTACTACCTGCAGGACGTCGACGGGGTGCCCGAACGGTTCGGGGAGACCCCCTACTTCGACCAGCAGGTCGTGCGCGTCATCAGCGAGGAGAGCACGCGCCTCGGCGCCTTGGAATCGGGCGAAGTCGACTCGTCGGGCATCCCACCGGACAAAGCCACCCGGTTCGAGAACCTGCCGAACGTCAACGTCAACGTCACGCCCCAGCCGTACGCCCGCATCATCGTCTACAACATGCGGGCCAACGGGTGGGAGCCGTTCCGCTCGAAGGCCGTCAGGCAGGCGCTCGGTTTCGCCGTCGACAAGGAGACCATCGTCGGCAACGTCCTCAGGGGGTACGGACAGGTGGCCCAGACCATGCAGCCGAAGTGGTCGCAGTGGTACGACGACAGCGAGGTGACGGAGTTCGGCGTCGGCGACCGGTACGGACCGGAGCGGACCCGCTCCGCGCTGGAGTCGGCGCTCTCCGGTACGGAGTACGCCTACGACGGCGAACGCCTCGTCGACGGCTCGGGCGAGCAGGTCGCCCTCTCCATCTACTACGACTCCGGCCAACCGACCGAGGGGACCATCGCCGAGTTCGTCGCCCAAGAGTTCTCGGAGAACGCCGGCATCGACGTTCGACCCGAAGCCGTTTCGTCGTCGACGTTCCAGAGCAACTACGTCCAGACGTCGACGCCGGAGGGGACGGAGCCGGAGTGGACCGCGGGCGTCTTCAACGGCGGCCCGCGCGACGTGGCCACCAGCGCCAAGCCGTGGGACATGTCGATCAACCTCCAGTTCAACACCTACCCGTTCACCCCCGCCTCCAGCAAGGGCTTTTTCGAGGAGCGCGGCGGCATCAACTACTACGGCTACTACCCCGAGGAGGACATCGCGTCGCTGTACGAGCAGGCGACGGCGACCACCGAGGAGGAGCGCCGGACGGAACTGTTCGGCGAGGCGTTCGGCCTCATCAGCGAGGAACAGCCCTTCGGCTTCCTCGCGATGCCGTCCAGCGTGAGCGGCTACGCCGAGAACGTCCGCGGCTACGACGAGGAGTTCAACACTGGCTGGGACTCCCAGACGTGGTATTTCGCATGAGCGGCGTTCGGACCGGTGCGTCCGGACCGCCGGTTCGAGGGGACGACGCGCCCCTCGCCGCCGGGAGACGGGTGGTGCGTAGCGGAGGTCGATCCGGCCGGTGAGCATGCGCTGGTACGTGGTTCGGCGGGTCGTGTGGGCCGTCGTCGCCACGTTTCTCATCCTCTCGATCACGTGGGGGCTGCTCGCAATCACGCCGAACCCGGCGGCGGAGCAGATGCAGTTCCAAGCGGCCGCTAGCGGCGGGTCCGCCGAGGCCGCTCAAGAGGCCTTCGAGGCCCGGCGCGGCCTCGACCGCTCGGCGTGGGATCGGTACCGCGAGTACATGACTAACATGGCGACGCTCAACTGGGGTTGGTCACAGAGCCGCTCCCAGCCCGTCATCGACGCCATCGCCAGCGCCCTCCCCTACACCGCGGTCTACTCCGTGCCGACGACGATACTCTCCATTCTGGTCGGCCTCTCCATCGGCCTCTACTCCGCGACCCACCAGTACACGCGGACCGACTACGCCGCCACCTTCTTGGCTTTCTTCGGCTACGCCATCCCCAATTTCTGGTTCGGGATCATCCTCCTCCTCGTGTTCGGCGTCCAGCTCGGCTGGTTCCCGGTCGTCTTCGACTCCGACCTCCCCTTCTTCAGCTTGGGGATGGCGCGACAGCTCGTCCTCCCCGTCGTCGTTCTCGTCACCGGCACCATCGCGGGCATCATGCGCTACTCGCGGGCGGAGGCCCTAGAGTACGTCGAAGCCGAGTTCGTCAAGACGGCCAAATCGAAGGGGGCCGACGGCTACCGCATCCTCACCCGACACGTCCTCCGCCCGGCGGCGGTGCCGCTGATGACGATCCTCGTCGGCGATATCCTCGGCATCTTCCTCGCGGCCTCGTATCTCGTCGAGGTGGTCTTCGGCATTCCGGGACTCGGCCAACTGTCGTACAACGCCATCATCGCACAGGACACCTCCCTCGTGCTGGGAACGACGCTCATCTTCACCTTCATCTCGGTGATCGGCAACCTGATACAGGACGTGGCGTACACCGTCCTCGACCCACGGATCGACTACGGTGATCGCTGATGGCGGGGGGTACCGACACGACCGACACCTTCGAATCGGTCGACTGGGAGGAGACGGGAAGCCGGCTGTCGACGCTCTCGCGGCGCGACCGCGGCGCGCTCGCCGCCGGCCTCGCCCTCGTCGCCGCCTTCCTGTACGACTATCTTCTCTTACCGGCGAGCCGCCCGACGGTCACGGTCCCCGTCGAGTGGAACGTCACGCAACTCGACTGGCTGTTCGTGACGACGTTGCTCGCGCTCCTCTTTTACGTCGCCGTCCCGCTCTACGGCAACCGGCGGCTGACCGCGTACTACTGGCGGGAGTTCAAGAAAAACCGGCTGGCCGTCCTGAGTCTCGCGTACCTGCTCGTCGTCTTCGCCATCGGCGTCGTCGGTCCCCTCCTGTTGGAGAAGCCGACGCTAGCGCTCGACCAGGCCCACCAGCCGCCGGCTTACCTCAGCGTGGACTCGGCAGTGCCGGCGAACTGTCTCGGCGAGGTCGTCGACGGCCGCTGTCGGGGGACGATGGCCCACCCGCTCGGCACCACGGGCGACGGCAAGGACATCCTCGTCCTCGTCATCTACGGGATGCAGGTGAGCATGAAGGTGGGGCTCATCTCCACCTTGCTGGTGGTCACCATCGGCACGACCGTCGGCACCGTCGCCGCCTACGGGAGCGGCCTCGTCGACGAACTCCTCATGCGCTACGTCGACATCCAACTGGTCTTTCCCGCCTTCTTCCTCTATCTCCTGCTCACCTACCTCTTCGGCGGAAGCCTGTTCATGTTCATCGTCATCTTCGGGCTGACGGGGTGGGGCTCCATCGCGCGACTCGTCCGCTCCGAGGCCCTCCAGCGCGCCGAGGAGGAGTACATCACCGCCGCCCGGAGCGCCGGCGCGGGCACGCTCTACGTGATCCGCCGCCATCTCGTCCCCAACGTCTCGAACAGCGTCATCACGGCGGCGACCCTGCTCATCCCGGGCTTCATCCTCTTCGAGGCGTCCCTCTCCTTTCTCTCGCTCGGCGACCCGACCGTCCCCTCGTGGGGACAAGTCATCGCCACCGGGCGGAGCGACCTCTCGACGGCGTGGTGGATCTCGACGTTCCCCGGCGTCTTCCTCTTTACGACCATCCTCGCGTTCAACTTCATGGGCGATGCGCTCCGTGACGCACTCGACCCCCGACAGGAGACATGACCGAACCACTGCTCTCGATCCGCGACCTGCGAACCGTCTTCCACACCGACGAGGGCCTCGTCCGCGCCGTCGACGGCGTGAGCTTCGACGTGGGTCGCGGCGAGACGGTCTGTCTCGTCGGCGAGTCC from Haloplanus salinus encodes:
- a CDS encoding Na(+)/H(+) antiporter subunit D encodes the protein MTPLTAVPPVVLVLAAALAAGLSGDRRRLGHLVGGGVAALVTVWIWIVPPGTHLTGQLFGFDAVFFAVDPFSRVVGLVFAFIAAVAVGYSWATGAESKQTAYALTYVGSSLGAVFAGDWLTLVVWWELMAVTSTILVWDYGGKAVRAGFRYAILHGIGGSLVLAAIAWHYVEVGSFLFTASEGMVGTVPQLLAAIGIGVNVGFIGLHAWLPDTYPRPHIAASVFLCVYTTKTGVYAMYRAFPEGHLWIAYMGGAMAVFGAAAALLQNDMRRLLSYHIQSQVGYMVAGVGIGSALAQAGAFGHVFNHILYKSLLFMTAGAVIYSTGEENLKYLGGLARKMPVTAAAFSIAALSIAGFPGFNGFVSKGIVISASHYTFVKGPLVVGDFYTLELLLLIGGVGTFLSFIKFGYYAFLHGPYEGDAVTPAPRPQQVAMLLVAALCVFYGVFDGALFGLLPFDVTDGGVVDHVYVTYTVPHVVEGLALAAAGVVGFALLKKPLSKVGRVPDVDAGYNPLAFYGTRTLVHGVTETYAAVDRAAVATANAAADVRADPEMLSRYRANIGGSIFILMIVLGGVLALLGIV
- a CDS encoding ABC transporter substrate-binding protein — encoded protein: MPSGNDRRSDWGTAGRRGRRDVLKLIGATGVAGLAGCSGNGSGGDGGSTDRSVQGTYVSASSVDAQSLNWLTIADATSGSYVTATLDGTWAIKPNREIFPLWADYSTDDGRVYEIELRENLEWGAGYGEMTAEDWVYMIKNVFQARPNWSGYPNADAWFRVNPDSGEREPLPVERTGTRTFEISLFEVDPSFPFKPVLWRQQCIPKGILEKYVPEQDTEGLQQDEELNTLAYTGNLGPYSYDEWERSARYTVTRNDDYYLQDVDGVPERFGETPYFDQQVVRVISEESTRLGALESGEVDSSGIPPDKATRFENLPNVNVNVTPQPYARIIVYNMRANGWEPFRSKAVRQALGFAVDKETIVGNVLRGYGQVAQTMQPKWSQWYDDSEVTEFGVGDRYGPERTRSALESALSGTEYAYDGERLVDGSGEQVALSIYYDSGQPTEGTIAEFVAQEFSENAGIDVRPEAVSSSTFQSNYVQTSTPEGTEPEWTAGVFNGGPRDVATSAKPWDMSINLQFNTYPFTPASSKGFFEERGGINYYGYYPEEDIASLYEQATATTEEERRTELFGEAFGLISEEQPFGFLAMPSSVSGYAENVRGYDEEFNTGWDSQTWYFA
- a CDS encoding ABC transporter permease; the protein is MAGGTDTTDTFESVDWEETGSRLSTLSRRDRGALAAGLALVAAFLYDYLLLPASRPTVTVPVEWNVTQLDWLFVTTLLALLFYVAVPLYGNRRLTAYYWREFKKNRLAVLSLAYLLVVFAIGVVGPLLLEKPTLALDQAHQPPAYLSVDSAVPANCLGEVVDGRCRGTMAHPLGTTGDGKDILVLVIYGMQVSMKVGLISTLLVVTIGTTVGTVAAYGSGLVDELLMRYVDIQLVFPAFFLYLLLTYLFGGSLFMFIVIFGLTGWGSIARLVRSEALQRAEEEYITAARSAGAGTLYVIRRHLVPNVSNSVITAATLLIPGFILFEASLSFLSLGDPTVPSWGQVIATGRSDLSTAWWISTFPGVFLFTTILAFNFMGDALRDALDPRQET
- the hpt gene encoding hypoxanthine/guanine phosphoribosyltransferase; the encoded protein is MDQLRQSLLDAPIIEKGDYEYFVHPVSDGVPMLRPELLREIVIKIIRKADLEDVDKIVTPAAMGIHISTAVSLMTDIPLVVIRKRQYGLDGEVSLAAQTGYSESEMYINDVGAGDRVLVLDDVLSTGGTMKAILDALEHIGAAVIDVVAVIKKAGPNELDDAGYSVKTLINVSVEDGDVVITDPHGDG
- a CDS encoding ABC transporter permease, with the translated sequence MRWYVVRRVVWAVVATFLILSITWGLLAITPNPAAEQMQFQAAASGGSAEAAQEAFEARRGLDRSAWDRYREYMTNMATLNWGWSQSRSQPVIDAIASALPYTAVYSVPTTILSILVGLSIGLYSATHQYTRTDYAATFLAFFGYAIPNFWFGIILLLVFGVQLGWFPVVFDSDLPFFSLGMARQLVLPVVVLVTGTIAGIMRYSRAEALEYVEAEFVKTAKSKGADGYRILTRHVLRPAAVPLMTILVGDILGIFLAASYLVEVVFGIPGLGQLSYNAIIAQDTSLVLGTTLIFTFISVIGNLIQDVAYTVLDPRIDYGDR
- a CDS encoding proton-conducting transporter transmembrane domain-containing protein, giving the protein MTDVASLRPALAVAIAAVAVVPILASARRPNVREGWTVLAAVSAFAVVASMLPAAISGTTYVSSLGTLVDGVELSLQADPLGLLFGTVASLLWLITSFYSVGYMRGLSEHAQTRYFAAFAASVAAALGVAFAANLVTIFVFYELLTVATYPLVTHDETAEARAAGRKYLAYTFGGGVAVLAGTVLVATMTGTTAFTPGGIAGLAEADPLLARAAFVLLVSGFGVKAALMPLHSWLPDAMVAPTPVSGLLHAVAVVKSGIFGIARVLLDVFGVDLTGSLGMGLPLAVVAAATLLIASVIALRQDNLKRRLAYSTVSQLSYIVLGLAILDPTAVVGGLLHIPAHAFMKLTLFFTAGAIHVETHTDDISEMAGIGKRMPLTMLAFGVAAAGMAGIPLVAGFVSKWYLLIGSVSAGQSVFAVVLLLSGVLNIAYFWPVFYQAFFESEDAADAKPLIEFPLGGEEWSIRPETTAPEPDPVTDGGPATEGSGTSSDRRSDGGPTSEASGDHDDHDHHHHGGPPADGWERRGWRGGESTWFMLGPILAAMTGAVVLGVIPRTAVFLRLIEVIVAAATGVSV